Proteins from one Bradyrhizobium roseum genomic window:
- a CDS encoding amidohydrolase/deacetylase family metallohydrolase — translation MTGFSRRDFLLATGSAAVAAASGPAHAAMGPNDKFDLVIKGGDVLDPSQQLRGKRDIGIRWGVIEAVESEIPAARAAKSIDASGKLVTPGLIDLHSHVYPYGSAIGIPADELVQAQATTTVVSAGDAGVNNIAALRRYIVAQSRARIYAFIHIANNGLSGFPVAELYNIDYAQMDACAMALAENPDFLLGVKVRMSENVIAKHGLEPLKRAIKACEMCGWPAKMMVHIGGVETKELMSEILDLLRPGDVLTHAYSGAPNIAGVFTNIVQDGKLLPAALSAKQRGVMFDVGHGGGSFDFTVAEVAIAGGCGPDTISSDIHVFSGNSPGMPYLPNVMSKFIPLGYTVEQVVAMATSAPAKIINRVPKVGTLQIGAPGDVAIMELVEGQTSFVDTRNNRREGKLLLKPVQTVINGVPFGRPYQAPFAVR, via the coding sequence ATGACCGGGTTTTCACGCCGTGATTTTCTGCTGGCAACGGGGTCGGCGGCCGTGGCCGCCGCATCCGGCCCGGCCCATGCCGCGATGGGGCCGAACGACAAGTTCGACCTCGTCATCAAGGGCGGCGACGTGCTGGACCCGAGCCAGCAGCTTAGGGGCAAACGCGACATCGGCATCCGCTGGGGCGTGATCGAGGCCGTCGAGAGCGAGATCCCGGCCGCCCGGGCCGCGAAAAGCATCGACGCATCCGGCAAGCTGGTCACCCCGGGCCTGATCGACCTGCACTCGCACGTCTACCCCTATGGCTCGGCGATCGGCATTCCCGCCGACGAACTGGTGCAGGCGCAGGCCACCACCACCGTGGTGTCGGCGGGCGATGCCGGCGTCAACAACATTGCGGCGCTGCGCCGCTATATCGTAGCGCAATCGCGAGCGCGGATTTACGCCTTCATCCACATCGCCAACAATGGGCTGTCGGGCTTCCCGGTCGCCGAGCTCTACAATATCGACTACGCGCAGATGGACGCCTGCGCGATGGCGCTGGCGGAAAACCCGGATTTCCTGCTCGGCGTCAAGGTTCGGATGTCGGAGAACGTCATCGCCAAGCATGGGCTAGAGCCGTTGAAGCGCGCCATCAAGGCCTGCGAAATGTGCGGCTGGCCGGCCAAGATGATGGTGCATATCGGCGGCGTCGAGACCAAGGAGTTGATGTCGGAAATTCTCGATTTGCTGCGGCCGGGCGACGTGCTGACGCACGCCTATTCCGGCGCGCCCAACATCGCCGGCGTCTTCACCAACATCGTGCAGGACGGCAAGCTGCTGCCGGCGGCGCTGTCCGCCAAGCAGCGCGGCGTGATGTTCGATGTCGGCCACGGCGGGGGCAGTTTTGATTTCACGGTGGCGGAAGTGGCGATCGCCGGCGGCTGCGGGCCGGATACGATTTCCTCCGACATCCACGTCTTCTCCGGCAATTCGCCGGGCATGCCGTATCTGCCGAACGTGATGAGCAAGTTCATCCCGCTCGGATATACGGTGGAGCAGGTGGTCGCGATGGCAACCTCCGCGCCGGCAAAAATCATCAACCGCGTGCCGAAAGTCGGCACGCTGCAGATCGGCGCGCCCGGCGACGTCGCGATCATGGAATTGGTCGAGGGCCAGACCTCGTTCGTCGACACCCGCAACAACAGGCGCGAGGGCAAGCTGCTGCTCAAGCCTGTTCAGACCGTGATCAACGGGGTGCCATTCGGCCGGCCATATCAGGCGCCGTTCGCGGTGCGGTGA
- a CDS encoding GNAT family N-acetyltransferase yields the protein MLVIRTFRPADLEALYAISLATGHEGRDASHLYEDRKLIGHIYSAPYALLEPRLALVVEDDEGVAGFAVGTPNTANWQTRLEAEWWPRLRRQYADPASRPASEWSADQRRAYAIHHPQRAPEQVVELYPAHLHLNLLDRIQERGVGTMLFSEWMALASQQGVGATHVGINSANTRAIRFWSRRGYGRVKLDDDASDRTIWMGRF from the coding sequence GTGCTCGTCATCAGAACCTTTAGACCTGCCGACCTTGAAGCGCTTTATGCGATCTCCCTTGCAACCGGCCACGAAGGCAGGGACGCTTCTCACCTCTATGAGGATCGCAAGCTGATCGGTCACATCTATTCCGCACCTTATGCCCTTCTCGAACCGCGGCTGGCGCTTGTCGTTGAAGACGACGAGGGCGTCGCCGGGTTCGCCGTTGGTACGCCGAACACCGCGAATTGGCAGACGAGGCTCGAGGCTGAATGGTGGCCGAGGCTTCGCCGGCAGTACGCCGATCCTGCTTCGAGACCTGCGAGCGAATGGTCAGCGGACCAGCGCCGCGCATACGCGATCCATCACCCGCAACGTGCCCCTGAACAGGTTGTCGAGCTCTATCCTGCTCATCTACATCTGAATCTGTTGGATAGAATTCAGGAACGCGGCGTGGGAACGATGCTTTTCTCGGAATGGATGGCTCTCGCCTCACAACAGGGAGTCGGGGCGACGCATGTCGGCATCAACAGCGCGAATACACGCGCCATCCGGTTTTGGTCAAGGCGAGGGTATGGACGCGTAAAACTCGACGATGACGCCTCTGACAGAACCATCTGGATGGGGCGCTTTTGA
- a CDS encoding MFS transporter, whose amino-acid sequence MTPTKISLPAVLAVQMGVAIVTLDISLTSTALPAIAVGIGASPAGTIWIINVYYLAVVAALLPLAALGEIYGHRRIFFGGLIAFAIGSLAAGLSNSLFTIALSRALLGAGTAAVSATTPALIRTLYPPTRLGRGLGVYALVVGIAFSVGPTAASAILSVSNWRWLFLMNVPLALLSFAFASRDLPPTPRNVRHFDRLSALFCAGMFAGLMFGIAGIAHRASWPPIVLALALAAACGYGLHRREAGHAAPILAIDLFRIPLFALSSATSICAFAIQGLIFVMLPFLFQFKFGYSQIEAGYLITPWPVTLAVMTLIAAPLGDRVQPGLLGGGGLLLVGIGIAALAFLPASPSPVEIGWRLILCGIGFGFFQTPNMKAIMSSAPADRSGGASGILAASRLFGQSVGAAIVAVCLSFSPDHGIWAAIWIGAALGALGSAVSFLRLLPMVRTRV is encoded by the coding sequence ATGACACCGACCAAAATTTCGCTGCCCGCCGTCCTGGCGGTACAAATGGGCGTCGCGATCGTCACCCTCGATATTTCGCTGACCAGCACCGCCCTGCCGGCCATCGCGGTCGGGATTGGCGCCAGCCCCGCCGGCACGATCTGGATCATCAACGTCTATTACCTCGCGGTGGTCGCAGCGCTCTTGCCGCTTGCGGCGCTTGGCGAGATTTACGGCCATCGCCGCATCTTTTTCGGCGGGCTGATCGCCTTCGCTATCGGCTCCCTTGCGGCCGGCCTATCCAACTCACTGTTCACGATCGCCCTGTCACGGGCCCTGCTCGGCGCCGGCACCGCCGCCGTCTCCGCGACCACGCCGGCGCTGATACGCACCCTCTACCCGCCAACGCGTTTGGGGCGCGGGCTCGGCGTCTACGCGTTGGTTGTCGGAATCGCCTTTTCAGTCGGTCCCACGGCAGCGTCCGCCATCCTTTCCGTCTCGAACTGGCGCTGGCTGTTCCTGATGAACGTCCCTCTCGCGCTTCTGTCGTTTGCCTTCGCCAGCCGCGACTTGCCGCCAACGCCGCGCAACGTCCGTCACTTCGACCGCCTGTCGGCGCTTTTCTGCGCCGGCATGTTCGCCGGCCTGATGTTCGGCATTGCGGGCATTGCGCATCGCGCCAGTTGGCCTCCGATCGTACTCGCCCTCGCCCTGGCCGCCGCTTGCGGCTACGGCCTGCACCGGCGCGAAGCGGGACACGCCGCCCCCATTCTGGCGATCGACCTGTTTCGCATTCCCCTGTTCGCGCTATCGTCGGCGACGTCGATCTGCGCCTTCGCCATTCAGGGACTGATCTTCGTCATGCTGCCGTTCCTCTTTCAGTTCAAGTTCGGCTACAGCCAGATCGAAGCCGGATATCTGATCACGCCCTGGCCGGTGACCCTGGCCGTCATGACGCTGATCGCCGCACCGCTCGGCGATCGCGTTCAGCCGGGATTGCTGGGCGGCGGTGGACTTCTTCTCGTCGGGATCGGCATCGCCGCGCTGGCATTCCTGCCGGCGTCACCGTCTCCGGTCGAAATCGGCTGGCGCCTGATCCTGTGCGGCATCGGCTTCGGATTCTTTCAAACGCCCAACATGAAGGCGATCATGAGTAGCGCGCCAGCGGACAGAAGCGGTGGCGCCAGCGGCATCCTTGCGGCTTCGCGCCTGTTCGGCCAGTCGGTCGGCGCAGCCATCGTTGCCGTCTGCCTGTCATTCTCGCCCGACCATGGCATCTGGGCCGCGATCTGGATCGGCGCGGCGCTTGGCGCGCTCGGAAGCGCCGTCAGCTTCCTGCGGCTTCTTCCGATGGTCCGGACCCGGGTGTAG
- a CDS encoding alpha/beta hydrolase, whose product MRFLLALSITLLVFGSALAGPMPSDKAEAIRAIGPVINPTETAKLYAPLHAKEPYDNVTVVRDLKYGPHQRNLIDVFHAAAPPSRPVLIFVHGGGYQRGDRRIGTGPYHDNLMLWASKNGFVGVNMTYRLAPDHSWPAAADDVAAAVAWTREKIRDFGGDPDRIFLMGHSAGAAHVGSYIARTATPAIVGAILVSGTFDLRPQIEVAGQKSYFGDNTELWPERSSIKGLADSSLPLLVAHAEIDVPYYIDQAETLKAARCARQNCPAFVVLKDHSHMSEIYSVNTGDTTLTDEVLAFVAKVTPRK is encoded by the coding sequence ATGCGATTCTTGCTCGCGCTATCGATCACGCTGTTGGTGTTCGGTTCGGCTTTGGCTGGTCCAATGCCATCAGACAAGGCCGAGGCCATCCGGGCCATCGGGCCGGTCATCAATCCGACTGAAACGGCCAAGCTGTATGCGCCGCTGCACGCGAAGGAACCTTATGACAACGTGACGGTGGTGCGGGATCTCAAATATGGCCCGCATCAGCGAAACCTCATCGACGTCTTTCATGCAGCTGCCCCGCCGAGTCGACCGGTTTTGATCTTTGTGCATGGCGGTGGATATCAGAGAGGCGACAGGCGGATCGGCACAGGACCATACCATGACAATCTGATGTTATGGGCATCGAAGAACGGCTTTGTCGGTGTGAACATGACCTATCGTCTGGCGCCGGACCACAGCTGGCCGGCCGCGGCTGACGACGTGGCGGCCGCAGTCGCATGGACGAGGGAGAAGATTCGGGACTTCGGGGGCGATCCCGACCGGATTTTTCTGATGGGACATTCGGCGGGGGCGGCGCACGTCGGCAGCTATATTGCGCGCACGGCCACGCCTGCAATTGTCGGCGCGATCCTCGTATCGGGAACTTTCGACCTTCGTCCCCAAATTGAGGTCGCCGGGCAAAAATCCTACTTCGGTGACAATACCGAATTGTGGCCGGAACGCTCATCCATCAAGGGACTGGCAGACTCGTCGCTGCCCTTACTGGTCGCGCATGCGGAAATAGACGTTCCCTATTACATCGACCAGGCGGAAACCTTGAAGGCCGCGCGATGCGCCAGGCAGAACTGTCCGGCCTTCGTGGTCCTGAAAGACCACAGCCACATGTCGGAAATCTACTCGGTGAACACCGGTGACACGACGCTGACCGATGAGGTACTTGCGTTCGTAGCAAAGGTGACGCCACGGAAGTAG
- a CDS encoding DMT family transporter: protein MTEARSQHRLGIALVVAAAVFWSTAPFFTRLLAYDSCTILFWRGLFAGIMITGLMVFLQGRASLRDLIRFDVNGWLVASFSTLAMIAFIPALQLTDVSNVAIIIATGPFLAAALAWIWLKEIPHRRTMLASVAALVGVVIIVGGARGGADILGVALACFMALAIAAMTVTVRRHRNTPMIAAAALSNFLGSAISLPFAHGITAVSGFDLLILAMFGCFQVALGLTLFFLGSRLLLSGQAALISTLETPLMPFWIWVGFGDVPTLRVLAGGALVMGAVVADIIGDMRAKRQVPHSACQEATKVSHAMKIGDPVEVVAVPASLPSGMGTQALFEACVGRVFPVEGINECGFLELHVGEAVGEASYMHSIWIEADCVRRIDPMVPC, encoded by the coding sequence AGCATCGTCTCGGCATTGCGCTGGTCGTCGCCGCCGCCGTGTTCTGGAGCACCGCGCCGTTCTTCACGCGGCTGCTCGCTTACGATTCCTGTACCATCCTGTTCTGGCGCGGGCTGTTCGCCGGAATCATGATCACGGGCCTGATGGTGTTTTTACAGGGCCGCGCCAGCCTGCGGGATCTGATCCGGTTCGACGTCAACGGCTGGCTGGTGGCGTCGTTCTCGACGCTGGCGATGATCGCCTTCATCCCCGCGCTGCAGCTCACCGACGTCTCGAATGTCGCGATCATCATCGCGACCGGCCCGTTCCTCGCGGCAGCGCTGGCCTGGATATGGCTGAAGGAGATTCCCCACCGGCGAACCATGCTGGCGAGCGTGGCAGCACTTGTCGGCGTCGTCATCATCGTCGGCGGCGCCCGCGGCGGCGCCGACATTTTAGGCGTTGCCCTCGCCTGCTTCATGGCGCTGGCGATCGCGGCCATGACCGTCACGGTGCGGCGGCACCGCAACACTCCGATGATCGCCGCCGCCGCGCTATCGAATTTTTTGGGCAGCGCCATCAGCCTTCCCTTCGCCCACGGAATCACGGCGGTCAGCGGTTTCGACCTGCTGATTCTCGCGATGTTCGGCTGCTTCCAGGTGGCGCTCGGCCTCACCCTGTTCTTCCTCGGCTCGCGTCTGCTGCTATCAGGCCAGGCGGCGCTGATCTCGACGTTGGAGACGCCGCTGATGCCGTTCTGGATCTGGGTGGGATTTGGTGACGTTCCCACGCTGCGCGTGCTCGCCGGCGGTGCGCTGGTGATGGGCGCGGTAGTTGCCGATATTATCGGGGATATGCGGGCGAAGCGGCAGGTTCCTCACAGCGCCTGCCAGGAAGCCACAAAGGTAAGCCACGCCATGAAGATTGGAGACCCGGTCGAGGTGGTTGCGGTGCCTGCATCGCTCCCGTCCGGAATGGGGACACAGGCGCTGTTCGAAGCTTGCGTGGGTCGCGTCTTTCCTGTCGAGGGCATCAACGAATGCGGATTTCTGGAATTGCACGTCGGTGAAGCCGTCGGTGAAGCGAGCTACATGCACTCCATATGGATTGAAGCTGACTGCGTTCGCCGCATCGATCCCATGGTCCCGTGTTGA